The proteins below come from a single Chitinophaga pinensis DSM 2588 genomic window:
- a CDS encoding YihY/virulence factor BrkB family protein — translation MKIPSIVKTYWQILRQTVNDFMDDKVLKLSAALSYYTIFSIAPMLIVIITLCDVFLGKEAIEGSVYGQINDMVGNEAALQIQQMIKNAALSGDSTVATVIGIVTLIIGATSVFGEIQDSINFIWQLKAKPKNGLLKMLLNRLLSFSMVVSLGFILMVSLAMNGIIELFSQQLAVLFPQVTMVLVYIVNLALTFLIISFLFAIIFKVLPDAKVRWKHVIVGAVTTAILFMIGKFAIGMYLGSSKVGTAYGAAGSIVIILLWVYYSAIILYFGAEFTQVYVQHFGGKIRPNEYAVYVKEVPVETDELPVTAPVTNEKGK, via the coding sequence ATGAAGATCCCCTCTATAGTAAAAACTTACTGGCAGATCCTGAGGCAGACTGTCAATGACTTTATGGATGATAAGGTGCTCAAGCTCAGTGCGGCATTATCCTATTACACTATCTTTTCCATTGCACCCATGCTGATTGTGATCATCACCTTGTGCGATGTGTTCCTGGGAAAAGAAGCCATTGAGGGTAGTGTATATGGGCAGATCAATGATATGGTCGGTAATGAGGCGGCTTTGCAGATCCAGCAGATGATCAAAAATGCAGCCCTTTCCGGAGATTCTACCGTGGCTACCGTAATCGGGATAGTGACCCTGATCATCGGTGCCACCAGTGTATTTGGTGAAATCCAGGACTCTATTAACTTTATCTGGCAGCTGAAGGCCAAACCTAAAAATGGTCTGCTGAAAATGCTGCTCAACCGATTATTATCTTTCTCCATGGTGGTCAGCCTCGGATTTATTCTGATGGTTTCCCTGGCTATGAACGGTATCATAGAACTGTTCAGTCAACAACTGGCAGTCCTGTTCCCACAGGTAACCATGGTATTGGTATATATCGTCAACCTGGCCCTGACCTTCCTGATCATCAGTTTCCTCTTTGCCATTATCTTCAAAGTGTTGCCAGACGCCAAAGTGAGGTGGAAACATGTGATCGTGGGAGCTGTCACTACGGCCATCCTGTTCATGATCGGGAAATTCGCCATCGGCATGTACCTGGGATCCAGTAAGGTAGGGACTGCCTATGGGGCCGCAGGGTCTATTGTCATTATCCTGCTCTGGGTGTATTATTCGGCGATAATCCTGTATTTTGGGGCCGAATTTACCCAGGTGTATGTGCAGCATTTCGGCGGAAAGATCAGACCCAATGAATATGCAGTGTATGTGAAGGAAGTGCCGGTAGAAACGGATGAATTGCCGGTAACAGCCCCTGTAACCAATGAAAAAGGTAAATAA
- a CDS encoding glycine--tRNA ligase has protein sequence MATDQNKFQAIISHCKEYGFVFQSSEIYDGLSAVYDYGQNGAQLKKNIRDYWWKSMTQMHENIVGIDSAIFMHPTIWKASGHVDGFSDPMIDNKDSKKRYRVDHLIEAHAETLPEGNGDVLISKMNELLAADDLAGLKTLIETYNIQCAVSKTANWTDVRQFNLMFSTQLGSVTDEASEIYLRPETAQGIFVNFLNVQKTGRMKIPFGIAQVGKAFRNEIVARQFIFRMREFEQMEMQFFVRPGTQKEWFAYWKEERLKWHKSLGIDPDKYRFHVHDKLAFYADAAEDIEYEFPIGFKEVEGIHSRTDHDLSRHQEFSRKKMQYFDTEINQNYIPYVIETSIGLDRMFLLTICDAYVEEDLTKDGKEDSRVVMKLPAKLAPVKLAIFPLTKKDGLPEIGKELMDKCKSAFHCFYEEKDAIGRRYRRQDAIGTPFCVTIDHQTKEDGTVTIRYRDNMEQERIPMDKVKELVLNKINE, from the coding sequence ATGGCTACAGATCAGAACAAATTCCAGGCGATTATCTCGCATTGTAAAGAATACGGCTTCGTATTCCAGTCCAGTGAAATATACGACGGCCTAAGTGCAGTCTATGACTATGGCCAGAACGGAGCACAGTTGAAGAAGAATATCCGCGATTACTGGTGGAAGAGTATGACCCAGATGCACGAGAATATCGTGGGGATCGACTCTGCTATTTTCATGCATCCTACTATCTGGAAAGCTTCCGGACATGTGGATGGGTTCAGTGATCCAATGATCGATAATAAGGACAGCAAGAAACGTTATCGTGTAGACCATCTGATAGAAGCGCATGCTGAAACCCTGCCTGAGGGCAACGGAGATGTGCTGATCAGCAAAATGAATGAATTGCTGGCAGCAGATGATCTGGCTGGTTTAAAAACACTCATAGAAACTTATAACATCCAGTGTGCTGTTAGTAAAACTGCTAACTGGACAGATGTTCGTCAGTTTAACCTGATGTTCTCTACCCAGTTGGGTAGCGTGACAGACGAAGCAAGCGAAATTTACCTGCGTCCGGAAACCGCACAGGGTATCTTTGTAAACTTCCTGAACGTACAGAAAACCGGCCGTATGAAGATACCTTTTGGTATCGCGCAGGTTGGTAAGGCTTTCCGTAATGAGATCGTAGCCCGTCAGTTCATCTTCCGCATGCGTGAATTTGAGCAGATGGAAATGCAGTTCTTCGTACGCCCTGGCACCCAGAAAGAATGGTTCGCCTATTGGAAGGAAGAGCGCCTGAAATGGCATAAGAGTCTGGGTATCGATCCTGATAAGTACAGATTCCATGTACACGATAAACTGGCTTTCTATGCTGACGCAGCAGAAGATATCGAATATGAATTCCCTATCGGTTTCAAAGAGGTAGAAGGTATTCATAGCCGTACTGACCATGATCTGAGCAGACACCAGGAGTTCAGCAGAAAGAAAATGCAGTATTTCGATACAGAAATTAACCAGAACTACATCCCGTATGTGATAGAAACTTCTATCGGTCTGGATCGTATGTTCCTGCTGACAATCTGTGATGCTTATGTTGAGGAAGACCTGACTAAAGATGGTAAAGAAGACAGCCGTGTGGTAATGAAACTGCCTGCGAAGCTGGCTCCGGTGAAACTGGCTATTTTCCCACTGACTAAGAAAGACGGTCTGCCAGAAATCGGAAAAGAACTGATGGACAAGTGTAAATCAGCTTTCCATTGTTTTTATGAGGAAAAAGATGCTATTGGCAGACGTTACCGCCGCCAGGATGCTATCGGTACACCATTCTGCGTAACGATCGACCACCAGACCAAAGAGGACGGCACTGTTACTATCCGCTACCGCGATAACATGGAACAGGAAAGAATCCCAATGGATAAAGTGAAAGAGCTCGTGTTGAATAAGATCAACGAATAG
- a CDS encoding ferredoxin--NADP reductase gives MADQWHKGLVTRIVQETHNTRRFWIQIPELEQFSFKAGQFVTLDLPIHEQKNKRWRSYSIASPPDGTNTIELVIVLLEGGAGTNYLFNHVKEGSELVLKGPLGHFVLPEQLDKDLFFICTGTGIAPFRAMAQYIKAHDLAHPPIHLIYGCRQQCDLLYAAEMWDLEKELTDFHYTPTLSRDDDKWSGRKGYVHLIYEELAQRQPAHFFLCGWKNMIDEAKHRILALGYDKHDIHQELYG, from the coding sequence ATGGCGGACCAATGGCATAAGGGACTGGTGACCCGTATCGTACAGGAAACCCATAATACACGCAGGTTCTGGATACAGATCCCCGAGCTGGAGCAGTTCAGCTTTAAAGCCGGGCAGTTTGTCACCCTCGATCTTCCCATACACGAACAAAAAAACAAACGCTGGCGCAGCTACTCCATTGCCTCCCCGCCGGATGGTACCAATACCATTGAACTGGTGATTGTATTACTGGAAGGAGGGGCAGGTACCAACTATCTCTTTAACCACGTTAAAGAAGGGAGCGAACTGGTATTAAAAGGCCCGTTAGGTCACTTTGTATTACCCGAACAACTGGACAAAGACCTTTTCTTTATCTGTACAGGCACTGGTATTGCTCCTTTCAGGGCCATGGCGCAATATATAAAGGCGCACGATCTGGCACATCCGCCTATACATCTTATATATGGGTGCCGACAGCAATGCGATCTGCTGTATGCGGCGGAGATGTGGGACCTGGAAAAAGAATTGACAGACTTTCATTATACGCCTACACTATCCAGGGATGATGACAAATGGAGCGGCAGAAAAGGGTATGTGCATCTTATTTATGAGGAACTGGCACAACGTCAGCCGGCACATTTCTTCTTATGCGGCTGGAAAAATATGATCGACGAGGCCAAACACCGTATCCTGGCACTGGGTTATGACAAACATGATATTCACCAGGAGTTATATGGTTAA
- the dtd gene encoding D-aminoacyl-tRNA deacylase, whose protein sequence is MRAVIQRVSRASVTVDGNITGSIDTGLLVLLGIEDADNTEDIIWLSNKIVNLRIFNDEEGVMNRSVKEVDGDVLLVSQFTLHAATKKGNRPSYIRASKPDIAIPLYEQMISHLGQDMGKKIPTGIFGADMKVDLLNDGPVTIIIDTKAKE, encoded by the coding sequence ATGCGTGCAGTTATACAACGCGTGTCCCGGGCGTCCGTGACCGTAGACGGGAATATTACAGGTAGTATCGATACCGGACTGCTGGTATTATTGGGCATTGAAGATGCCGATAATACAGAAGATATTATCTGGTTGAGTAATAAAATCGTGAACCTCCGTATTTTTAACGACGAAGAAGGTGTAATGAACCGTTCGGTGAAAGAAGTGGACGGTGATGTGCTGCTCGTCAGTCAGTTTACCCTGCACGCTGCCACCAAAAAAGGAAACCGCCCCTCCTATATCCGCGCCAGTAAACCGGATATTGCCATACCCCTGTATGAACAGATGATCAGTCATTTAGGACAGGACATGGGGAAAAAGATTCCTACCGGCATTTTTGGCGCAGATATGAAGGTGGACCTGTTGAATGACGGCCCCGTTACTATCATTATTGACACAAAAGCAAAAGAATAA
- a CDS encoding nucleotide pyrophosphohydrolase, translating into MTIKEAQEQIDGWIQTVGVRYFSELTNMAILTEEVGEVARIMARQYGEQSSKESDKKKELADELADVMWVLLCIANQTGVDMTTALEKNFEKKNIRDANRHKNNEKLQ; encoded by the coding sequence ATGACTATCAAAGAAGCACAGGAACAGATTGACGGCTGGATCCAGACCGTAGGTGTCCGTTATTTCAGCGAACTGACCAATATGGCTATCCTGACTGAAGAAGTAGGCGAAGTAGCCCGGATTATGGCCCGCCAATATGGAGAGCAGTCCAGTAAAGAATCAGATAAAAAGAAAGAACTGGCCGATGAACTGGCCGATGTTATGTGGGTATTGCTATGCATTGCCAACCAGACAGGAGTGGATATGACCACCGCACTGGAGAAGAATTTTGAGAAAAAAAACATCCGCGACGCCAACCGGCATAAGAACAATGAGAAGCTGCAATAA
- the mfd gene encoding transcription-repair coupling factor translates to MNIQAVLQLYQRDSRLQQLVKGIHLSDPQYFQLTGLTGSATTFVAAGAWEMANSVNHLFILNDREEAAYFHNDLESITQGLDIFYFPDSFKKAGFFNEINSSHSMLRTEALMKFSGNAVHKKVLVTYPEALWEKVAASVAYTGNMVQLKVGDVLKVDDLLNKLVSWGFEFTDFVYEPGQYALRGGILDIYSFGNEKPYRIELFGEDIDSIRLFDPESQLSERKLNQVTLIANMDTQGLKHEKASLLGFLPENTIVWMKDPGYVQDVILQLEERLDAFLQTGQQVKVGDDDTIALSEADFVKAHAMMQDLLRRHCIVFGSRQWWEDTNRAFIPLNFETQEQPVFNRQFEMLIKDLDAHNKNKYTLFIFAENARQLERLRSIFEDLKADFTFFPIPSPVSHGFIDHSLKLVCYTDHQIFQRYHKYKVKQAYNKNKAITMKTLRELQAGDFVTHIDHGVGVYSGLQKIEVGGKMQEAIRIIYKNNDLLYVNINSLHKISKYSGKEGVEPRVNKLGSDAWDKLKEKAKTQVKDIAKDLIQLYAARKAQTGFPHSPDTYLQTELEASFLYEDTPDQSKATADVKRDMQSPAPMDRLVCGDVGFGKTEIAVRAAFKSIVDGKQAAVLVPTTILAFQHYKTFSDRLKDFPCTVDYLNRFKSAKEKKETLQRLAEGKIDIIIGTHALLSKDVKFKDLGVMVVDEEQKFGVAAKEKLKQLKINVDTLTLTATPIPRTLQFSLMGARDLSVINTPPPNRQPIETEVHVFDHDLIRDAIYYETERGGQVYFVYNRVKGLGEMSSLIKGLCPDLSIATAHGQMEGHQLEEVILDFIDRKYDVLVCTNIVESGVDIPNANTIIINNAHHFGLSDLHQLRGRVGRSNKKAFCYLLAPPISTLPGDSRKRLQTLEQHSELGSGFQIAMRDLDIRGAGNLLGGEQSGFMAEIGFDMYQKILDEAIRELKQNEFRDLFKDQLEEKKDFVSDCTIDTDLEILIPDSYVESIQERLNLYQELDNITLESKLQAFEVEMQDRFGPVPEPVKDLFCMIRCRWMAIKLGFEKMMLKEGKLRCYFINNPDSPYFESPTFNHILTYLQTRVNNAKLRQVGKNFMLVADKIVTMSDLYDFLHNMEDARNEK, encoded by the coding sequence ATGAATATACAGGCTGTTTTACAACTGTACCAGCGAGATTCCCGCCTGCAACAGCTGGTGAAAGGGATACATTTGTCCGATCCACAGTATTTTCAATTAACAGGATTAACAGGAAGTGCCACCACATTCGTAGCTGCGGGAGCTTGGGAGATGGCCAATTCCGTTAATCACCTTTTCATTCTCAATGACAGAGAAGAGGCCGCCTATTTCCATAATGACCTTGAGTCAATTACGCAGGGGCTGGACATCTTCTACTTCCCGGACTCCTTTAAAAAGGCCGGCTTCTTCAACGAGATCAACAGTAGTCATAGTATGCTGCGTACGGAGGCACTGATGAAGTTCTCCGGTAATGCCGTACACAAGAAAGTATTGGTTACCTACCCGGAAGCACTCTGGGAAAAAGTAGCAGCTTCTGTTGCCTATACAGGCAACATGGTGCAGCTGAAAGTAGGCGACGTACTGAAAGTGGATGACCTGCTGAACAAACTCGTCAGCTGGGGCTTTGAGTTCACTGACTTTGTGTATGAACCGGGACAGTATGCGCTGCGTGGCGGTATCCTCGATATCTACTCGTTTGGTAATGAAAAGCCTTACCGTATTGAACTGTTTGGAGAAGACATCGATTCTATCCGTCTGTTTGATCCGGAAAGTCAGCTGAGTGAACGTAAGCTCAATCAGGTTACACTGATTGCCAATATGGATACCCAGGGGCTGAAACACGAGAAAGCCTCCCTGCTGGGCTTCCTTCCTGAAAATACCATTGTCTGGATGAAAGACCCTGGTTATGTGCAGGACGTGATCCTGCAACTGGAAGAAAGACTGGATGCTTTTCTGCAAACGGGGCAACAGGTGAAGGTAGGTGATGATGATACCATCGCATTATCAGAAGCTGACTTTGTCAAAGCACATGCGATGATGCAGGACCTGCTGCGCAGACACTGTATTGTATTCGGTAGTCGCCAGTGGTGGGAAGATACCAATCGTGCTTTCATACCGCTGAACTTTGAAACGCAGGAACAACCTGTCTTTAACAGACAGTTTGAAATGCTGATCAAAGATCTCGACGCGCACAACAAGAATAAATACACACTTTTCATCTTCGCAGAAAATGCCCGTCAGCTGGAAAGGCTGCGCAGCATTTTTGAAGACCTGAAAGCTGATTTTACCTTCTTCCCGATCCCCTCTCCTGTCAGCCATGGCTTCATTGATCACTCGCTGAAACTGGTATGTTATACTGACCACCAGATCTTCCAGCGTTATCATAAGTACAAGGTTAAACAGGCTTACAACAAGAACAAGGCGATTACAATGAAAACCCTGCGTGAACTACAGGCGGGTGATTTTGTAACGCATATTGATCATGGTGTAGGTGTGTACAGTGGCTTGCAGAAGATTGAAGTAGGTGGTAAAATGCAGGAGGCTATCCGTATTATCTACAAGAACAATGACCTCTTGTATGTAAACATTAACTCCCTGCATAAAATCAGCAAGTATTCCGGCAAAGAAGGTGTTGAACCGCGTGTGAATAAGCTCGGTAGTGATGCCTGGGATAAGCTGAAAGAAAAAGCAAAAACACAGGTTAAGGATATTGCTAAAGACCTGATCCAGTTGTATGCTGCGCGTAAGGCCCAGACCGGGTTCCCTCACTCGCCGGATACCTATCTGCAGACAGAGTTGGAAGCATCCTTCCTGTATGAAGATACACCTGACCAGAGTAAAGCAACTGCCGACGTTAAACGCGATATGCAGTCGCCTGCTCCGATGGATCGTCTTGTCTGTGGTGATGTTGGTTTTGGTAAGACAGAGATTGCGGTACGTGCTGCATTCAAATCTATTGTTGACGGTAAACAAGCTGCTGTATTGGTGCCCACTACCATTCTTGCATTCCAGCACTACAAGACTTTCTCAGATCGTCTGAAAGACTTCCCATGTACAGTCGACTATCTTAACCGTTTTAAATCGGCAAAAGAAAAGAAGGAAACACTGCAAAGATTGGCAGAAGGTAAGATCGATATTATCATCGGTACACATGCACTGCTGAGTAAGGATGTGAAGTTCAAGGATCTCGGTGTAATGGTGGTCGATGAAGAACAGAAATTTGGTGTAGCTGCGAAGGAAAAACTGAAACAACTGAAGATAAACGTAGATACGCTGACACTAACGGCAACACCTATACCGAGAACATTGCAGTTCTCATTAATGGGTGCAAGAGATCTGTCGGTGATCAATACGCCGCCGCCTAACAGGCAGCCGATAGAAACAGAGGTACATGTCTTTGATCATGACCTGATCCGTGATGCTATTTATTACGAAACAGAGCGTGGCGGACAGGTATACTTTGTATACAATCGTGTGAAAGGTTTGGGTGAAATGAGCAGTCTGATCAAAGGTCTTTGTCCTGATCTTTCTATTGCCACTGCACATGGTCAGATGGAAGGTCATCAGCTGGAAGAGGTGATCCTTGACTTTATCGATCGTAAATATGATGTACTGGTATGTACCAATATCGTGGAAAGCGGTGTGGACATTCCAAATGCAAATACTATCATCATCAACAATGCACATCACTTCGGATTGAGTGATCTGCATCAGTTGCGTGGACGTGTGGGTCGTAGCAATAAAAAAGCATTCTGTTATCTGCTGGCGCCACCTATCAGTACATTGCCCGGCGATAGCCGCAAGCGCCTGCAAACGCTGGAACAGCATAGTGAGCTTGGTAGTGGATTCCAGATCGCTATGCGTGACCTTGATATCCGTGGTGCAGGTAACCTTTTAGGAGGTGAACAAAGCGGATTTATGGCAGAGATAGGCTTCGATATGTATCAGAAGATTCTTGACGAAGCAATCCGTGAATTGAAGCAGAATGAATTCCGTGATCTCTTTAAAGATCAGCTGGAAGAGAAGAAAGACTTTGTGAGTGACTGTACCATCGATACTGATCTGGAGATCCTGATCCCTGACAGTTATGTGGAAAGTATACAGGAACGTCTGAACCTCTACCAGGAGCTCGATAACATTACGCTTGAAAGCAAGTTACAGGCATTTGAAGTTGAAATGCAGGACCGTTTCGGGCCTGTTCCGGAGCCGGTAAAAGACCTTTTCTGTATGATCCGTTGTCGTTGGATGGCGATCAAGCTTGGCTTTGAAAAAATGATGCTGAAAGAAGGGAAATTACGTTGCTATTTTATTAACAATCCTGATTCTCCATATTTCGAATCACCGACGTTTAATCATATTCTTACTTACCTGCAAACAAGAGTAAACAATGCGAAACTCAGACAGGTAGGAAAGAACTTTATGCTGGTAGCAGATAAGATAGTGACGATGAGTGATCTGTATGACTTCCTGCATAATATGGAAGACGCAAGAAACGAGAAGTAA
- a CDS encoding polysaccharide biosynthesis C-terminal domain-containing protein produces the protein MSIKSLAGQTIYYGFSNIASKLLNYFLTPLYLELMTQASYGEMSTVYAYVPFMNIILTYGMETAFFRFAKKENSQSVLSTSTISLLFSTISFTIILLLFRGTIINSYIGELGGLGGHPGFYTSLVLIMAFDALTAIPFAQLRMENRPVRYAFIRLTGIVTTIAFNVLFLVVIPKLYAAGQTWLPDIGPGGNQLGYVYLSNMLGSGVTFLLFLPQMMRISWKFDKVLWRQMLNYSVPLIFFGMAGMVNETFDRAWFLPEFLPGNNMNDKKELIGIYAANYKLAILITMFIQAFKLGAEPFFFKQAEGKDPQKMYARIMKLFVVLLCMMFLFVGLYLNVWKIFLRKPEYYPGMRIVPILLLANMFLGIYYNLTIWFKLTDRTKTGAMITIVTAVLAFLLNWWWIPVMGYFGAALATMACYFVQMAICYVLGQKYYPVPYHLPRILTYILGAVGTFYVYDLLNRTLFSPKDIYALSPLSLTVATIFFCAYLWFLLKMEKKEFSRLPFIGKYVAKI, from the coding sequence TTGAGTATAAAATCACTGGCAGGACAAACGATCTATTACGGCTTTAGTAACATTGCGAGTAAGCTGCTTAATTACTTTCTTACCCCCCTTTACCTGGAGCTGATGACACAGGCTTCCTATGGGGAGATGTCTACGGTATATGCGTATGTGCCTTTCATGAATATTATACTCACCTACGGGATGGAAACGGCTTTCTTCCGCTTTGCCAAAAAGGAGAACAGTCAGTCCGTTCTGAGTACCTCAACCATTTCCCTGTTATTTTCAACCATCAGCTTTACCATCATACTCCTGCTGTTCAGAGGGACGATCATCAATTCCTATATCGGCGAACTGGGCGGACTGGGCGGACATCCGGGATTTTATACCTCCCTGGTACTGATTATGGCATTTGATGCCCTGACCGCGATTCCGTTTGCCCAACTACGAATGGAAAACAGACCCGTGCGTTATGCCTTCATACGCCTGACGGGTATTGTTACCACCATCGCATTTAACGTACTGTTCCTTGTAGTGATCCCGAAATTGTATGCAGCAGGACAGACCTGGCTGCCTGATATAGGTCCTGGCGGTAACCAGCTGGGCTATGTGTACCTGAGTAATATGCTGGGCAGCGGGGTTACCTTCCTGCTATTCCTGCCACAAATGATGCGCATCAGCTGGAAATTTGACAAGGTATTATGGCGGCAGATGCTCAATTATTCCGTTCCGCTGATCTTTTTCGGGATGGCGGGCATGGTCAATGAGACGTTTGACAGGGCCTGGTTCCTGCCGGAATTCCTGCCGGGCAACAATATGAACGATAAAAAAGAACTGATCGGGATCTATGCGGCCAACTATAAACTGGCGATTCTGATCACAATGTTCATACAGGCATTTAAGTTAGGAGCGGAACCCTTTTTCTTCAAACAGGCCGAGGGAAAGGATCCACAGAAAATGTATGCACGTATTATGAAGCTGTTCGTGGTACTGCTTTGCATGATGTTCCTGTTCGTAGGTCTGTACCTGAACGTCTGGAAAATATTCCTCCGTAAACCGGAATACTATCCTGGTATGAGGATCGTTCCTATCTTATTGCTGGCCAATATGTTCCTGGGTATTTACTACAACCTGACCATCTGGTTCAAACTGACCGACCGGACCAAAACCGGGGCGATGATTACGATCGTCACGGCAGTACTGGCCTTCCTGCTGAATTGGTGGTGGATACCTGTTATGGGCTACTTTGGAGCAGCCCTGGCTACGATGGCCTGTTACTTTGTACAGATGGCCATCTGTTATGTACTCGGACAAAAATACTACCCGGTGCCTTACCACCTCCCGCGTATACTCACCTACATACTGGGAGCCGTAGGCACTTTCTACGTATATGACCTGTTGAACAGGACCCTGTTCTCTCCCAAAGATATCTATGCGCTGAGTCCATTATCACTGACGGTGGCGACAATTTTCTTCTGCGCCTATCTCTGGTTCCTGCTGAAAATGGAAAAGAAAGAGTTTTCCAGGCTCCCGTTCATCGGCAAGTATGTAGCAAAAATCTGA
- a CDS encoding MBL fold metallo-hydrolase, translating to MMEIQHFTFNPFQENTYLLINEKKECIIIDPGCYFEEERKQLQNYIEKEGLKVTRLLNTHCHIDHILGNKLVVTTYGVGLEIHPLDKILLDRSPEIGKMYNIPFDPSPEPVRFLEDGEKITFGDDELEVLLTPGHSPGSVCFYSAAGKFVIGGDVLFFQSIGRTDLPGGSHQTLLNSIQEKLFVLPDDVRVYPGHGQSTTIGYEKQHNPFLK from the coding sequence ATGATGGAAATACAACATTTCACCTTTAATCCGTTTCAGGAAAATACCTATTTACTCATTAACGAAAAAAAGGAATGTATAATTATAGATCCGGGCTGTTATTTTGAAGAAGAAAGGAAACAATTACAGAATTATATCGAAAAAGAGGGGCTTAAAGTTACACGCCTGCTCAATACTCATTGCCACATCGACCATATCCTCGGCAATAAGCTGGTAGTTACAACATATGGCGTAGGTCTGGAAATACACCCCCTGGATAAGATATTACTGGACCGCTCTCCTGAAATAGGGAAAATGTATAATATTCCCTTTGACCCCTCCCCTGAACCTGTTCGTTTCCTTGAAGATGGTGAAAAGATAACATTCGGTGACGACGAACTGGAGGTACTGCTCACACCTGGTCATTCACCAGGCAGCGTATGCTTTTATTCCGCCGCCGGGAAATTTGTGATTGGTGGCGATGTCCTGTTCTTCCAGAGCATCGGTCGGACCGATCTTCCCGGAGGCAGTCATCAAACTTTATTAAACAGCATACAGGAGAAATTGTTCGTATTGCCTGATGACGTAAGGGTATATCCCGGTCATGGACAGTCCACGACTATCGGATACGAAAAGCAGCATAATCCCTTCCTGAAATAG
- a CDS encoding diacylglycerol kinase family protein: MQTGRYLQQRIRSFKYAIQGIIAFLRSEPHARIHAVATVLVIAAGFYYRLSASQWLPILIVIGMVWVTEMLNTVVEKIMDHLSPDYHPRVKWIKDVAAGAVLVAALIAAITGAVIFIPILY, encoded by the coding sequence ATGCAAACCGGTCGTTATCTGCAACAACGCATACGAAGTTTTAAATACGCCATTCAGGGAATTATCGCTTTTCTGCGTAGCGAACCTCATGCCCGTATTCATGCCGTCGCAACGGTGCTGGTGATAGCGGCCGGTTTTTATTACAGATTGTCAGCCAGCCAATGGCTCCCTATACTGATCGTCATTGGAATGGTGTGGGTTACCGAGATGTTGAATACTGTTGTTGAAAAGATCATGGACCATTTGTCCCCGGACTATCACCCCAGGGTGAAGTGGATTAAAGATGTTGCTGCGGGGGCGGTACTTGTTGCGGCATTGATCGCAGCTATTACAGGAGCTGTCATTTTTATCCCTATCCTGTACTAA